The following coding sequences lie in one Streptomyces sp. NBC_00510 genomic window:
- a CDS encoding TDT family transporter has translation MTGTRRPHLGPSWFAAVMGTGIVANAAVTLPRSSAWLRDAATVVWAGAALLLVVLAAGYLRQRTLRVHAGDPMLAPFLGAPPMALLTVGAGAQLLGRQVLGARTALNADWVLWSLGTVLGLAAACAVPYVMVTRHRFAPDAAFGGWLMPVVPPLVSAATGALLVPHTPAGQPRLALLLGCYAMLGLGLVAVLLVLAMVFSRLVHHDAPTGAVVPTVWIGLGAVDQAVTAMGSLATAAPSALPAPYARAAAAFALLGGTGLWGFAMLWLVLAAALTVRQLRAGLPFAPSWWSFIFPLGACVTGTGALATRTGSQPFVWTAVVLYVLLVAAWAVVTWRSLHHAAGHVVRREART, from the coding sequence TTGACCGGGACGCGACGTCCGCACCTGGGCCCCAGCTGGTTCGCGGCGGTCATGGGCACCGGCATCGTCGCCAACGCGGCGGTCACGTTGCCGCGGAGCTCCGCCTGGCTGCGCGACGCGGCCACGGTGGTCTGGGCGGGCGCCGCGCTGCTGCTGGTCGTCCTCGCGGCCGGCTACCTCAGGCAGCGGACGCTGCGGGTGCACGCCGGCGATCCGATGCTGGCGCCGTTCCTCGGGGCCCCGCCGATGGCACTGCTCACGGTCGGTGCTGGCGCGCAGCTGCTCGGCCGGCAGGTGCTCGGAGCGCGTACGGCCCTGAACGCGGACTGGGTGCTGTGGTCACTGGGCACCGTACTCGGCCTGGCGGCGGCCTGCGCGGTGCCGTACGTGATGGTCACCCGGCACCGCTTCGCTCCGGACGCGGCGTTCGGCGGCTGGCTGATGCCGGTGGTGCCGCCGCTGGTCTCCGCGGCGACGGGCGCCCTGCTGGTCCCGCACACACCGGCCGGACAGCCGCGGCTGGCCCTGCTGCTCGGCTGCTACGCGATGCTCGGGCTCGGCCTGGTGGCGGTCCTGCTGGTACTGGCGATGGTCTTCAGCCGGCTGGTCCACCACGACGCACCCACGGGAGCGGTGGTGCCCACGGTGTGGATCGGCCTGGGCGCCGTCGACCAGGCGGTCACGGCGATGGGCTCGCTGGCCACGGCGGCGCCGAGCGCGCTGCCCGCGCCGTACGCCCGGGCCGCGGCGGCGTTCGCGCTGCTGGGCGGAACCGGGCTGTGGGGCTTCGCGATGCTGTGGCTGGTGCTCGCTGCGGCGCTGACCGTACGGCAGCTGCGAGCGGGACTCCCCTTCGCGCCCAGCTGGTGGTCCTTCATCTTCCCGCTGGGCGCCTGCGTCACCGGCACGGGTGCCCTCGCCACCCGCACCGGATCACAGCCCTTCGTCTGGACCGCCGTCGTGCTCTACGTCCTGCTCGTGGCGGCCTGGGCGGTGGTGACCTGGCGCTCACTGCACCACGCCGCCGGCCACGTCGTCCGGAGGGAAGCCCGGACGTGA
- a CDS encoding aminotransferase class I/II-fold pyridoxal phosphate-dependent enzyme produces the protein MAPAGFETLDDTARRAGNPLRRLTIDELRRRKGVKWRHHPADVLPLWIADMDATPAPAVVDAVSLAFERGDTGYPPFDATMAEAWDQFAAKRWGWRMATERTMVVPSALTGIAETLKVTTAPGDAVVVNSPGYGLHRHIAEGLGRRVVEAPLGPDHRIDLDALRAAFGRTVDGGRPTVFLLCSPHNPTGTVHTAEELAAVAGLARQFGVRVVSNEIHAPLVPAGARHVPYLSVPGAEDAVAVYSASKGWHLSGFRAGMLAWAQEADDALRHIPLSVAHELSGIGVIAQTAALRLGGGWLDALLTGLDDNRRLLGELLERHLPGVRYQRPEGTYLAWLDCRALGLGDDPAAAFLERGRVALSPGLEFGTGGAGHVRLNFATSPEILTEAVRRMGTLA, from the coding sequence ATGGCACCCGCAGGATTCGAGACACTCGACGACACGGCACGGCGGGCGGGCAATCCGCTGCGCCGGCTCACGATCGACGAACTGCGGCGCCGCAAGGGCGTCAAGTGGCGTCACCATCCGGCGGACGTCCTGCCGCTGTGGATAGCCGACATGGACGCGACCCCGGCCCCCGCGGTCGTGGACGCGGTGTCCTTGGCCTTCGAACGCGGGGACACCGGCTACCCGCCCTTCGACGCGACGATGGCGGAGGCCTGGGACCAATTCGCCGCGAAGCGCTGGGGATGGCGCATGGCGACGGAGCGCACGATGGTCGTCCCCTCCGCACTGACGGGCATCGCCGAGACGCTCAAGGTGACGACGGCGCCCGGGGACGCGGTCGTCGTCAACTCCCCGGGGTACGGGCTCCACCGGCACATCGCGGAGGGACTGGGCCGCCGCGTCGTGGAGGCCCCGCTGGGGCCCGACCACCGCATCGACCTCGACGCCCTGCGCGCCGCGTTCGGCCGGACGGTCGACGGCGGTCGCCCCACGGTCTTCCTGCTGTGCAGCCCCCACAACCCGACCGGGACGGTCCACACGGCGGAGGAACTGGCCGCGGTGGCGGGGCTGGCGCGGCAGTTCGGGGTGCGGGTCGTCTCCAACGAGATCCACGCGCCGCTCGTCCCGGCCGGCGCGCGCCATGTGCCGTACCTCTCGGTCCCCGGCGCCGAGGACGCCGTCGCCGTCTACTCCGCCTCCAAGGGATGGCACCTGTCGGGCTTCCGCGCCGGGATGCTCGCCTGGGCGCAGGAGGCGGACGACGCCCTGCGGCACATCCCCCTGAGCGTCGCCCATGAGCTGAGCGGCATCGGCGTCATCGCCCAGACCGCCGCCCTGCGGCTCGGAGGCGGCTGGCTGGACGCGCTGCTCACCGGACTCGACGACAACCGCCGCCTCCTCGGCGAACTGCTCGAGCGGCACCTTCCCGGGGTCCGGTACCAGCGGCCCGAGGGGACGTACCTGGCGTGGCTGGACTGCCGCGCCCTCGGACTCGGCGACGATCCCGCGGCCGCCTTCCTGGAACGCGGCCGGGTCGCCCTCTCCCCGGGCCTGGAGTTCGGCACGGGCGGCGCGGGGCACGTACGCCTCAACTTCGCCACGTCGCCGGAGATCCTCACCGAAGCCGTCCGCCGGATGGGCACGCTGGCCTGA